From the genome of Marixanthomonas ophiurae, one region includes:
- a CDS encoding ABC transporter permease gives MKTSTSLTKLALQKFKKNFWGVFSFSFLVVCAFIAIFAYAIAPDNSQDANQMHLSVHSKQPGFAVKMLTVPAELKEQNAISVFFFGKKNADSEIPISTYSVKDSTPQATLYTGDGSSGLQKEYPLNLFPEAKTVKEIPQKYISEKTFLLGTDKYGRDLLSRMLIGIRISLGIGFVAVFISLVIGVSLGAIAGYFGGKVDAAIMWIINVTWSIPTLLLVIAITLALGKGFWQVFIAVGLTMWVEVARVVRGQVMGVKQMQYVTAARALGYKDFRIITKHILPNAMAPVIIISAANFASAILIESGLSFLGIGAQPPMPSWGGIIKDHYAYIVLGKPWLAIIPGLAIMSLVTAFMLIGNALRDALDVKT, from the coding sequence GTGAAAACGTCTACTTCATTAACAAAATTAGCGCTCCAAAAGTTTAAGAAGAACTTTTGGGGCGTTTTTAGTTTTTCATTTTTAGTAGTTTGTGCCTTCATTGCAATTTTTGCATATGCCATAGCACCGGATAATTCGCAAGATGCTAACCAGATGCATCTTTCTGTTCATTCAAAACAACCCGGTTTTGCTGTGAAAATGCTTACAGTACCAGCAGAGCTTAAAGAACAAAACGCTATTTCGGTATTTTTCTTCGGAAAAAAGAATGCCGATAGTGAAATTCCTATCTCAACCTATTCAGTTAAAGATTCAACACCTCAAGCAACATTATATACAGGTGATGGAAGTAGTGGTCTTCAAAAGGAATATCCTTTAAACTTATTCCCAGAAGCTAAAACGGTTAAAGAAATTCCTCAAAAGTATATTTCAGAAAAAACGTTTTTATTGGGTACCGATAAATATGGCCGTGACCTATTAAGCAGAATGCTAATCGGTATTCGAATATCATTGGGTATTGGTTTTGTAGCGGTTTTTATTTCCTTAGTGATAGGAGTTAGTTTAGGTGCAATAGCGGGTTATTTTGGAGGTAAAGTAGACGCAGCTATTATGTGGATTATCAATGTCACGTGGTCTATCCCTACTTTACTTTTGGTAATTGCCATCACTTTAGCTTTAGGGAAAGGGTTTTGGCAGGTTTTTATTGCTGTGGGGCTTACTATGTGGGTTGAGGTAGCAAGAGTTGTAAGAGGTCAGGTTATGGGTGTTAAACAGATGCAATATGTTACAGCGGCAAGAGCTTTGGGGTATAAAGATTTTAGAATTATCACCAAGCATATATTACCCAATGCGATGGCTCCTGTCATTATCATTTCGGCGGCTAATTTTGCTTCCGCGATTTTAATTGAAAGTGGATTAAGCTTTTTAGGAATAGGCGCACAGCCACCTATGCCTAGTTGGGGAGGCATAATAAAAGATCATTACGCCTATATTGTGTTAGGGAAACCTTGGCTAGCCATTATCCCAGGTTTAGCTATTATGAGTTTGGTAACTGCTTTTATGCTAATTGGTAATGCGCTAAGGGATGCTTTAGATGTAAAAACATAA
- a CDS encoding ParB/RepB/Spo0J family partition protein — MTTKASTTRKSGKKITTAKKEVKEKLTQKAIGLQIENLSTAKVIPDPMQPRKTFNEAHLQQLSESVKKHGVLQPITVRKSGNEFIIVMGERRYRASKMADKKTIPCIVREYKNNDVLEIQIIENLQRQDVEPTEEAEAIAYLSEKYAPTEIAKRLGRTDNFIRQRLKLAGLIEGFKHFVRNGEMTISLGVGVALFEPEEQQMMLETMGEDFSAHQVNRMIKDQTYDLEKASFDVNDKKLVPKVGSCIECPFNAANQGNLFGDGKMVCTKSACYETKKSKSFLNLIEKSKQENILLIPEIRQYWADEENNQLIISQLEKNGLKVYLLDDVEIIENPIKPTIEDIKKEYQHYDYSEDEFKAELDEALQQYEEELEKYNSAKENEFVKGIVFHPETYRHKEVFIKIVEQSKNESTSYSAPLENRKMADCSPEEQIIKINEREIRKKQIENNKQFEEVVEMIRDTKYIDTKKTLSVDEMVAFSLTLYENNVDYVGRQRFFSNLLGNTSKMTDEEIVESFKKKFKKEIFHKLIRYILTKQVHFGESNHVNNLTNISFYNAMQGYYKSKIDGIEKEYAEKRNKREERLKERITVLEKQIQGLKE, encoded by the coding sequence ATGACAACAAAAGCGAGTACCACAAGAAAGAGCGGTAAAAAAATTACCACCGCCAAGAAAGAAGTCAAAGAAAAATTGACACAAAAAGCGATTGGGCTTCAGATTGAGAACCTATCAACTGCAAAGGTCATTCCCGACCCGATGCAACCCAGAAAGACTTTTAATGAAGCACATCTGCAACAGCTTTCCGAAAGCGTCAAAAAGCACGGTGTTCTACAGCCTATTACAGTCCGAAAATCTGGAAACGAATTTATCATCGTGATGGGCGAACGTAGGTATCGAGCAAGTAAGATGGCCGACAAGAAAACTATTCCGTGTATTGTCAGGGAATATAAGAACAACGATGTTCTTGAAATTCAAATCATCGAAAATCTGCAAAGGCAGGATGTTGAACCTACCGAAGAAGCTGAGGCGATTGCTTACTTAAGCGAAAAATATGCGCCTACAGAAATTGCAAAGCGATTGGGAAGAACAGATAACTTTATCAGACAACGATTAAAGCTGGCTGGTTTAATTGAAGGTTTTAAGCATTTTGTTCGTAATGGCGAAATGACGATTTCGTTAGGTGTGGGTGTTGCACTTTTTGAACCAGAAGAACAGCAGATGATGTTGGAAACGATGGGCGAAGATTTTAGTGCCCATCAGGTGAACAGGATGATTAAAGACCAGACCTATGATTTGGAAAAAGCATCTTTTGATGTAAATGATAAGAAATTGGTGCCAAAAGTAGGCTCTTGTATTGAATGTCCGTTTAACGCGGCAAATCAAGGTAATCTTTTCGGCGATGGCAAAATGGTTTGTACAAAATCAGCTTGTTATGAAACGAAGAAAAGCAAGTCGTTCTTGAATTTGATTGAAAAATCGAAACAAGAGAACATACTGTTAATTCCTGAAATACGACAGTATTGGGCAGACGAGGAAAACAATCAGCTGATTATTTCACAATTGGAAAAGAACGGTTTGAAAGTCTATTTGCTGGATGATGTTGAAATCATAGAAAATCCGATAAAGCCAACAATTGAGGACATCAAGAAAGAATACCAACATTACGATTATTCCGAAGATGAATTTAAAGCTGAGCTGGATGAAGCCTTACAGCAATACGAAGAAGAATTGGAAAAATACAATTCCGCTAAAGAAAATGAATTTGTAAAAGGTATTGTGTTCCATCCTGAAACATACAGACACAAAGAAGTCTTTATAAAGATTGTTGAACAGTCCAAAAATGAATCGACATCGTATTCAGCACCTTTGGAAAACAGAAAAATGGCAGATTGTTCCCCTGAAGAACAGATAATTAAAATCAACGAAAGGGAAATACGCAAGAAGCAAATAGAGAACAACAAGCAGTTTGAAGAAGTTGTTGAAATGATTAGAGACACCAAATACATTGATACGAAGAAAACACTTTCGGTGGATGAAATGGTAGCATTCTCATTGACGTTGTATGAAAACAATGTAGATTATGTTGGACGACAAAGATTCTTTTCAAATTTATTGGGCAATACATCCAAGATGACAGATGAAGAAATTGTTGAGAGTTTCAAAAAGAAGTTTAAAAAGGAAATCTTTCATAAGTTGATACGGTATATACTAACGAAGCAAGTGCATTTTGGCGAAAGCAATCACGTTAATAATCTGACTAACATTTCATTCTACAATGCGATGCAAGGTTATTACAAGTCCAAGATTGACGGCATCGAAAAAGAATATGCCGAAAAAAGAAACAAGCGTGAAGAACGTTTGAAAGAGCGAATAACAGTTCTTGAAAAGCAAATTCAAGGATTGAAAGAGTAG
- a CDS encoding carboxy terminal-processing peptidase, which yields MKKNLKVLFLAVFVAVASCSFTTKEFNDTDKDKVLIDLITYVLQKGHYSPADINDEFSAEVYKDFITGLDPLKRYFLASDIEEFSKYKTEIDDQIKSKDLTFFNLVYNRLQERMEDVKKIYPEVLNTPFDYTKDESINVDYDNIDYVSSKKELKERWRQQLKFSTISTYYDNVEENKTAAADNDWEENEDFKPESEEELEVKARETSKTSLDEYFDFTQDLERKDYFSIYLTTIVEEFDPHTNYFAPPDKDRFDLRMSGRLEGIGARLQKKNDYIKVIEVISGGPVWRGDHLQVGDLITKVRQEDEDKAVSIVGMRVDDAVKLIKGPKGTKVTLTVKRVDGAIEEETITRDVVELEETYAKSSLIEKENNNYGLINLPQFYFNMEDYKERNAASDVKKEIERLKEEGIEGLVLDLRGNGGGSLRTAVDIAGLFIEEGPVVQVASNGKKEVLEDEDDAIVWDGPLVILVNELSASASEILAAAMQDYERAIILGSKQTYGKGTVQNVLDLNQWIRKSDMGDMGALKITTQKFYRVNGGSTQLEGVKSDVVMPDQYSYFDVGERDYDNPLPYDKIDSADYKKWDGYIDYKETISKSKARMEKNAQLQLIDEDAKWIKARRDESEVPLNFDKYVADIEKRKEETKKFEEIDKYDNKLDYKSLPYEIEMMKQDTTLREKRKRWHTNLAKDIYVEEAINVLRDLKINNIKAGKMADIKN from the coding sequence ATGAAAAAGAATTTAAAGGTACTGTTCCTTGCTGTATTTGTTGCGGTCGCATCATGCAGTTTTACAACCAAAGAGTTTAACGATACCGATAAAGATAAAGTACTTATAGATCTTATAACCTATGTATTGCAAAAAGGGCATTACAGTCCGGCAGACATAAACGATGAGTTTTCTGCAGAGGTTTATAAAGATTTTATAACAGGGTTAGATCCATTAAAAAGATACTTCCTTGCTTCAGACATTGAAGAGTTCAGTAAATACAAAACTGAGATTGACGACCAAATAAAAAGTAAAGACCTTACGTTTTTTAACTTGGTGTACAATCGTTTGCAAGAACGGATGGAAGATGTGAAAAAAATCTATCCTGAGGTATTAAATACTCCTTTTGATTACACAAAAGACGAATCTATAAATGTAGATTATGACAATATTGATTACGTATCTTCCAAAAAAGAATTGAAAGAACGTTGGAGACAACAGCTTAAGTTTTCCACTATTTCTACTTATTACGATAATGTTGAGGAAAATAAAACAGCAGCTGCTGATAATGATTGGGAAGAAAACGAAGACTTTAAGCCTGAGAGTGAAGAAGAATTAGAAGTTAAAGCTCGCGAAACCTCAAAAACTTCATTAGATGAGTATTTCGATTTCACACAAGATTTAGAACGAAAAGACTATTTTTCAATCTATTTAACCACTATTGTTGAGGAGTTTGATCCGCATACCAATTATTTTGCTCCGCCAGATAAAGATCGGTTCGACCTTAGAATGAGTGGGCGTTTAGAAGGTATTGGAGCACGGCTTCAAAAGAAAAATGATTATATAAAAGTAATCGAAGTAATAAGTGGTGGTCCAGTGTGGCGTGGTGATCATCTTCAAGTAGGAGACCTAATCACAAAGGTTAGACAAGAAGATGAAGATAAAGCTGTCAGTATTGTAGGAATGCGTGTTGACGATGCTGTAAAATTGATAAAAGGACCAAAAGGTACAAAAGTGACGTTGACGGTAAAACGTGTAGATGGTGCTATTGAAGAAGAAACTATTACTCGCGATGTAGTAGAATTAGAAGAAACGTATGCTAAATCTTCTCTTATTGAAAAAGAGAACAACAATTATGGGCTTATAAACCTTCCACAGTTTTATTTTAACATGGAAGACTATAAAGAGCGAAATGCTGCCAGTGACGTAAAAAAAGAAATTGAGCGACTTAAAGAAGAAGGTATAGAAGGATTGGTTCTTGACCTTCGTGGAAATGGCGGAGGTTCTTTACGTACAGCAGTAGATATTGCTGGTCTTTTTATAGAAGAGGGGCCTGTTGTTCAGGTAGCTTCTAACGGTAAAAAAGAAGTGTTAGAAGATGAAGACGATGCCATTGTATGGGACGGACCATTAGTAATTTTAGTTAATGAGCTTTCAGCTTCAGCTTCTGAAATTTTAGCTGCAGCAATGCAAGATTACGAGCGTGCTATTATTTTAGGAAGTAAGCAAACTTACGGTAAGGGTACTGTTCAAAACGTATTGGATCTAAACCAATGGATTAGAAAAAGTGATATGGGCGATATGGGAGCTTTAAAAATAACTACCCAAAAGTTCTATAGAGTTAATGGTGGTTCAACACAGCTTGAAGGTGTAAAAAGTGATGTGGTTATGCCAGATCAATACAGTTATTTTGATGTAGGGGAACGCGATTACGATAATCCATTGCCTTATGATAAGATAGACTCAGCTGATTATAAGAAATGGGATGGTTATATTGACTATAAGGAAACCATTAGCAAGAGTAAAGCTCGTATGGAAAAAAATGCACAACTTCAATTAATAGATGAAGATGCAAAATGGATAAAAGCACGTCGTGATGAGTCTGAAGTTCCACTTAACTTTGATAAATACGTAGCCGATATAGAGAAGCGAAAGGAAGAAACAAAAAAGTTTGAAGAGATAGATAAATATGATAATAAGTTAGATTATAAATCGCTTCCTTACGAAATTGAAATGATGAAGCAAGATACTACCCTACGTGAAAAGCGTAAAAGATGGCACACAAATCTTGCTAAAGATATTTATGTTGAAGAGGCAATTAACGTTCTTAGAGACCTGAAAATAAATAATATCAAAGCCGGAAAAATGGCAGATATTAAAAATTAA
- a CDS encoding 3-deoxy-D-manno-octulosonic acid transferase, producing MKLFVSGRTQVFENLAQHITSKDKTIWFHCASLGEFEQGVPIMKAVKREFPNHKIVVSFFSPSGYEVKKSTPVADVVIYLPLDTISNAKKFINVVHPSLVLFVKYEFWPNYLFELKNRNIPTLLISGLFREGQVFFKGHGSFMRKALKSFDHIFVQDKTSEALLHSINITNVTVSGDTRFDRVSHQIEHDNSLSFISAFKENSLCIVCGSTWPEDEAVLLKYINEASEDVKFIIAPHNIDTSKIEHFRKKLKGSSVKYSEKEGKKLADYSVFIIDTIGLLTKIYSYADIAYVGGAMGKTGLHNILEPATFGVPIVIGKNFENFPEAKRLQQLAGLYAVDSAAECTEILNKLVTNSSFREKTGMIAEHFVNSNTGATNITLNYITKLNRNGLI from the coding sequence ATGAAGCTGTTTGTGTCAGGTAGAACACAAGTTTTTGAAAATTTGGCACAACACATTACTTCTAAAGATAAAACTATTTGGTTTCATTGCGCATCATTAGGAGAGTTTGAGCAAGGCGTTCCCATTATGAAAGCTGTAAAAAGGGAATTTCCAAATCATAAAATAGTGGTTTCGTTTTTTTCGCCATCGGGCTATGAAGTAAAGAAAAGCACTCCAGTGGCTGATGTGGTGATTTATCTTCCATTAGATACCATTTCTAACGCTAAAAAATTCATTAATGTCGTTCATCCTTCTCTTGTTTTATTTGTTAAGTATGAATTTTGGCCCAATTACCTTTTCGAATTAAAAAATCGTAATATCCCTACGCTATTAATTTCAGGGTTGTTCAGGGAAGGTCAAGTGTTTTTTAAAGGACACGGTAGTTTTATGAGAAAAGCTCTAAAAAGTTTTGATCATATTTTTGTGCAGGATAAAACTTCAGAAGCACTATTGCACAGCATCAATATAACAAATGTGACTGTGAGTGGAGATACTCGTTTTGATCGAGTTTCGCATCAGATTGAGCATGACAACTCGTTGTCTTTTATTTCAGCATTTAAAGAAAATTCGCTTTGTATTGTCTGCGGAAGTACTTGGCCAGAAGACGAAGCAGTTTTACTGAAGTATATAAATGAAGCTTCGGAAGATGTAAAATTCATTATTGCACCCCATAATATTGATACTTCAAAAATTGAGCACTTTAGAAAAAAACTGAAAGGTTCATCGGTTAAGTATTCAGAAAAAGAAGGAAAAAAATTAGCTGATTATTCCGTTTTTATAATTGACACTATTGGCTTATTGACCAAAATATATAGCTACGCCGATATTGCATATGTAGGTGGTGCCATGGGAAAAACCGGTTTACATAACATATTAGAACCCGCCACTTTTGGGGTTCCTATTGTAATTGGAAAGAATTTTGAGAACTTTCCAGAAGCCAAGCGATTACAGCAATTAGCTGGGCTTTATGCAGTAGATTCAGCAGCAGAATGCACCGAAATTTTAAACAAACTAGTTACTAATTCAAGTTTCAGGGAGAAAACCGGGATGATTGCCGAGCATTTTGTAAACAGCAATACAGGCGCGACAAACATCACATTAAACTATATAACTAAATTAAACCGTAACGGCCTGATTTAA
- a CDS encoding DUF2461 domain-containing protein, whose amino-acid sequence MNFKSLYQFLRNLQKNNNKEWMDAHRGEYHTVRDSYIDWLNEMDIKLAAIDADYTPTTGKKAINRINNNLMFHPNKPIYKDHFGAGLDQESKQGDFYIHLGVNESFIGGGYWHPSSKILKSIRAAIDYNGEELKRILNKQSFKALFGDMIVDDPLKTSPKGYSQDHKHIDLLRRKSFAVSCPLTQKEVMASNFEEKVIAIYKEMLPFRRYLNQAVTV is encoded by the coding sequence ATGAACTTTAAGAGCTTATATCAATTCCTTCGGAACCTACAGAAAAACAACAATAAGGAATGGATGGACGCACACCGTGGAGAATATCATACTGTACGTGATTCATATATTGATTGGTTAAACGAAATGGATATAAAATTGGCCGCTATTGATGCTGATTATACACCCACCACAGGTAAAAAAGCCATCAATCGTATAAATAACAACCTGATGTTTCATCCCAATAAACCTATTTATAAAGACCATTTTGGAGCGGGTTTGGATCAAGAAAGCAAACAAGGTGATTTTTACATTCACTTAGGGGTTAATGAGTCGTTTATTGGAGGCGGGTACTGGCACCCGTCTTCTAAAATTTTAAAAAGTATCCGCGCAGCGATAGATTATAATGGAGAAGAATTAAAAAGGATTCTTAACAAACAGAGCTTTAAAGCCCTGTTTGGGGATATGATTGTTGATGATCCTCTTAAAACATCCCCGAAAGGATACTCCCAAGACCATAAGCATATTGATTTATTGCGACGAAAATCGTTTGCAGTCTCCTGTCCACTTACCCAAAAGGAAGTAATGGCATCAAATTTTGAAGAAAAGGTCATTGCTATTTACAAAGAAATGTTGCCTTTTAGGCGTTATTTAAATCAGGCCGTTACGGTTTAA